Genomic window (Ailuropoda melanoleuca isolate Jingjing unplaced genomic scaffold, ASM200744v2 unplaced-scaffold11384, whole genome shotgun sequence):
GGTCCTCCCAGGGCACTGGGAGAAGGGGAACCAACGTTTTGAGGACCCAGTTGAGAAGAAGGCTATAGTCAGCCCTCCCAATTATAACGGCTCATTCATAGTCTTAACCCAGCCACCCAAAGCCTGGCTGAGCAAAGCTGGCTGTACCTGGAGGCTGGAGTCAGGTCGGTCTAGCAGCAGGCAGGCAAGGCCCAGAGCAGGCCACGGAGCTCAGAGTGAGAGGAAAGAGGGCTTTCCTCAAAGGTTCTCCATGCTCTTGGAGAGTATTTAGTCGACAGAATTTTCATTGTTAAAATCATTTATGAGTTGCTACGGTAGTAAAATTAAGAGAACCCGGAAATCCAGATATAGTCACAGAAGGAAATGATTTGGGCAGATATGATGAGGAACAGCGGAAGAGGCGTGTTCTATAATATATGGGGAAGCTCTCGAACAGAGCTCATGAGTCTGTACAAACGTTATCTTaagtttcattaaaattatttagacTTTCCTAAAAAGGCTTTTTAGTTTTAACAATGCCAAGTAATAAAATAAGGTTATTCACATGGAAGTCCATTTTTACACAATCTACAATAAAAAGTTTAGGTACAGATGTATAAGATTAGTTCTTTAAATGATAACTTAAAACCATGGTCAATTATAGTCCACAACATCAGCAAAGAGGTGAAAAGAATGTGCACCACAGGGAAGGGGGAATCAGCATCCCATGCACCAGGCACAGCAAGCAGTCCTGGAGGGTAATCTGGCAACATGTGCTAGAAACCTCAAAGCTGGGCCTCTAACCAAACATTCACTTTTATAAAAACTTACCCTGATTAAGCAAGCAATGATGAAAATGAGAAGATTTATCTACAAGGACAGTTCACTCATTTgtaaatttggaaattatttgtaaaagaaaTGTGGTAACAACTGAAATGTCAATGAcagggaaatgttttaaaaatgtctgctgTGGTGGAACGCCAGGTAGCCATTGCAAGTCAGGCTGTAGACAAATATGGTCTGAAAAAGTACCGTGAGATAGTGGTCCATAAAAAAAGCAGCTCACAAAAGAGCATTTTCAATGCGATCATCTAAAAAAAGTTATAGCTATACTTACAAATGCCTTAAGAAAGCCTGAAAGTATCTATATCAGAAATcaatgaacatttaaattttagtttttaatttgctAAACTTCCGAGTCTTCAGTGAACCTCTATTactttgtaatcagaaaaatataaattttaaaaatgaaaagcattgtGTTTCACTATTTATACCTACTCAAGACAGAAAAATTGTGTCAAAGTCCATCTACataagaacttaaaattttaagaaatagacagtaaaatactttttatttcatggaatcatttattacatttatttgtaacagttcttttttttttttttcacacaagGTACTCTTTTGCTTAAACTTGACACATATGTAGTGGCAAAAGGAATTTAATGTCCCAAGTAGCCTCTGAATGTTTATATGTGGACAGAGGGGATATGTGCATAAAACTTCTCTCAGCTGCTTGCATGCATTTAAGAAAGGTAAACAGTAGCTATAGGAACCCAAGTAGGTCCCATCTTTCTCATGCTGCATCCAATGCCTACAGGCACCTGCTGGATGGTAGGAGGCAGAGATGAAGCACTTCTGTCTTCAGGACTTCAGTGCTGGTGGGACATGATGTGATGTGCTTCCTGTTAAGTAGTGCATGAGGGGATTCCAAGAGGTGGGGGATGACACTGAGGTGTACCCAGTCAGGGGGATGGGGACAAGTGGTGGGGCTGAGGTGGAGAGGCGGAGGGAGTCAAGGAAGACAGGGGCCTTTGTAGCAAACTGCAATGGGGTGGAGAGCATCAGAGTGACTCCAGGGATAGACTGAAAGCTGCGGCCACATCATCCATTATGTACAAAAACAGcactttctttcccctctgctcaccaagaatttggatttattttgtagCACTTTGTACTTTTCCATCCACAGTGTTTACTCGGGGCCCATTCTGTGCACAGGACTGTGCTAACTGCTCTGATAGGCATAAAGGTGGGTGCGGGGACCCCTGCCCTCAGATGCCTAGTGTCTATGCAGATTATTCTGACAAAGCCTCAAACAGTAATATGCATTATACTGAAGTAGGTACGTGATGATTTCAGCTCTCAGAAAGTCCCTCAATGCCTAGCAGAGAGGTGTTGCTAAATGctgttgttcttcttttttagatGCTATCTTCATTATTTACTGCTCAAAGGAAATTCAgtaatttcaatgatttttaaatgtatacccAGTATTTTTCTGACACGAAGAATTTTGCCTCAGTAATTCATGATTATGTAATCTCTCTATTCATTTCATTAATACACGTTTTATGATAGTTAGATGCTTATAACAGATAGTCTATGTGGTAAAATATCTGGCAATGCGATCTTGTCTTGCCAAACCCAACATTTAATAAGGGACTTCCTGTCTTCCATTTATTTCACTTGCATCTTGTTGATTGATACATGTTGGTGAGCCCCATTCCCTACCCCAAACACACAATTCAACATTATATTTCTGAGCTaagtagaaaaaataagcaatacATATGAGCCTCTTTTTTACTCGCTTGAGACAACACAGACATTTAGGTATTCATATATCATTGAATTCATTTGGATCTTTGAATACTTGGGCTTCAAATTCCATATGAGTCTGTAAAAAAATGTGCTCAAATTAGTACAGACTTCCaaaggtaagaaaaacaaaatgctctGTATGTCTCCTTTATGTTTGAAGAGCCACAGGATAACTAAAGAGGAGTGGGGACCAAGAACTTGTGACACTCATGCATTTTCCACTCTGGGACCACAAAGATGAGCAACAGCACATGACATAGCTCTCTAGGAGCCTCCAGCCTGGTGGCTGGATGGCCGGAAACTGGGCTTAATTCACTATAGGGAAGGTAAGCACAGCAGGGCTCTGGAGTCCAGGAGGCCACGTGGTGTCACAGCCAGGCTAAAGCAGGAATGGAGATACTTCCTGGAGCTGAGAAGCTGCActgagagctggggtggggaagggatgtAGCCCAACAAGACAAGAAGCCTACGCTTGGGATTTATTAACAAGTAGGGTGTGGTGACCACAGCAAGAGCAGTTTCGGGGTATGCTGAAGAAGTCATGGTAGTGCAAGTCACAAATATAGACAATTCTCTCATGACATTtgactgtgaaaaaaaaaaccattggaCAGGAAATAGAAGTAATTTCTTACTTCTATTTGTGACTGGGTGTGGGATTAAGGAAAATTCtcgtctttctttcttccctttcttccctttccctttcctttccattctttcccaTCCATGTGTTGagacagacaatatgtaaatgagtaaatatattcTATGCAATGATAAGaactatgaagaagaaaaaggcagtgGTGAGGAGTGAAGGGCGAGGAGTAGTTAAGACGGTGGATGGCATCTGCACAGAGACTGAATGGAGGGAGGATCTGAGGCATGTGAGGGTCTGGGGACAGGATGCTAGACAGAGGCTACCCTAAGTGCAAAGGCACCTAGGGAGAACAGCAAGGTGGCTGGAATGGCTCCAGGGCAGAAACCTTCCATTGGGAAGACAGTAGGAGACCATGgttggagagagaaaaggaggccaCTGAATAGACTTCAGACACACTGGGGGTTTCAGGCAAGGGGGGGGGCATGACAACATCTGTGTTTCCAAATATACTGGCTGTTGTGGAGGTTAGTCAGTAGGGGACAACAGTAGAAGCAAGAAAGCTAATGACCAAGACTGGGTGACTGGGTGGCAGCTTGATTTAGGTTGACCATCACAGATGTGTGGAAAAGAGGCTATATTcaaggatatattttgaagaagtAGTTGATAGCGCTctaagaaggaaattaagaatgaCTTAGGTTTCTGACTAAAACTGAGTGTACAGGGGTGTCATTTATTGAGGCAGGGAAGATGGCGGGGAGCGATTTTTAGGGGAAAACCAAGAGTTTACTGAGATTATCTACTGGCATGTTGGAGATATCAGCTGGAGATATCGACTAGAGATTGGGAAGGTGGATAAGGCAGTATCTATACATCACGTCACTCCCCTGGCTTAAAATCTTCCAATTAATCCTCATGATCTTTAAGACAAAATCTAAGCTCAAACTCCGTTGGACTTGGGTCTTCTATGCATGTCCAGCCTCAACATCCATCTCATATCACACTGAATGCTCTTCTAACacagtatttatttctcttttgcctcCCAATCCTCATGAATAGGCCATTCCCTTGCTTAGATTGCTCTTCTCCATTTTGACCTGGCTAACTATTGTAGCCTAACAACCCAGGTAAGCCTTCCTTGTCCCATCAGCCGTCACCTGTGATTCCATACAGCTGGATAAGATGCCCTCAACAATTGCAACACTCTACTACACATATCTCTATGGTCTTGAGCACCAGGAAATGCAGGGTACTCCATAATTGGTGACTGAACTTGGACAACTTATCTAagcactctgagcctcagtttcctcatctataaaatgaggattaaTAGTACTACGTCCTCCATAAGATTGTTAGggggattaaatgaagtaatatggGGGCAGTGCTTAAGAAAGACATTGCCTGTCATAGATGAAGCACTGAAcaagtcattattattattatagtaataCTTATCACACTGTTGTGTAATTATTTTCACATTGGCTTTTCCCAGGAATATATTAGCCCTTGAATGCAGACATAGAACCTTTCATCTGTGTTTCTAGAACACATTatgctttagtatttttttcttacaggaatgaatgagttaatgaacGGGGAAAAAATACCATTAGGCTACAGCAGTATTATGAAATGAACCAGCAGTTCTTCAGCTGGCTTTCTCTACTTAGAAGTTATTCTCTGTAGGTGAATGTAATTCATCTGATCCTTCACTCACTAAACCAAGAAGTCCTGGGTTGTTGATCCTAGATTATATATTGGTCACTGTTCAGTGAAAGTAATATCGTTACCTTTGGATCCGGTAGACATGGTCCAAAAGCTTCCAGTAGAAGGGTCTCTTCTCTCACAGCCTGTTCATAGTCTGTGAAAGACAGCTTCCCATCATGGTCATGGTCCTAGGGGGTGACCAGCCATGCATAAGTCAACGTGTATAATGCTTATGCAAACACAAACCATCTTTTCATTGTCAAGTGTTGATAGAAGAAAGGTGTTGGAAAAATGAGAGACTAAATAATACAATTGAAAAGagcttttaatattataattaaaaagcaCAATATAGTGTTTTGTTTCACCAAGCAGTAAACTGATAGTTAACCAATATTTGAATTCTTATTTCTATCCCATTCTGGCCTATAAATTTCAATATAAAACTCTGAATTTcccatatttaccatttttttaagtgttatttcaACCAAATCTTTAATTCCTTCATCAGGGTCTTCTTCAGATGGCTGTTTGAGAAGGCTGTTCTTCAACATATGGAACATTTCCTCCTTTGAGATGAATCCATCACCATTCAAATCAAACACTTCaaagcaatcttttaaaaaaataaccaattatGAATTTGATACTATGACTAGGAATATTTGCTCTGATAAAATGTTCAAGGCCAAGGTCTGCATTGTGGATGTTCATGTCAAGCCTGCAGGACTTAGTGCAATCTAATTtctatagtaaatgctcaatgtACACTTGTTGAATATAGTCAACAACCCTTAGAAAATGACTTCTTACACTCACTCAGCTATGAATAAGCATGCCAACCATACAATGCATATAAAGCATACAATGATTTGACTGTTTCATCTTGAAATTCTTGGAAAACTGACTGAAATATGATCCTTAAACAGAGTTCATCAGAATGAATTAAGAATTAAGAATCAGAACACTCTAATTAATGTTCTCTACTTTGATGGTTAACAATTCAGGtaatgaaatatgtaaaatattt
Coding sequences:
- the EFCAB1 gene encoding EF-hand calcium-binding domain-containing protein 1 isoform X2, producing MNRKKLQKLTDTLTKNCKHLFRGFDKDNDGCVNVSEWIYGLSIFLRGTLEEKMKYCFEVFDLNGDGFISKEEMFHMLKNSLLKQPSEEDPDEGIKDLVEITLKKMDHDHDGKLSFTDYEQAVREETLLLEAFGPCLPDPKTHMEFEAQVFKDPNEFNDI